In Candidatus Saccharimonadales bacterium, the genomic window CAAACGGCGCAACCATAGCTACCAGACCTACTCGTCCAATCTGATCCACTATTTCTGAAGCTGGCTGATAGATTGATTCTTCTCGGAGAATCCCTTGCAAAGCTTCTGTAGCATTCATGAGAGTAGAGTACGAATATTATTTATAACAGTCCCGTATAATCTACTATATTCTGCTTTGCTCATATGTGAATGGCTCCTCTCTTTCCAGCTTTTCTAACAAATTTATAGCCAACGTCTGCGTAGAGAGAAACATCGAGGTATTATCACGTATTTCTTGTAAGTTAAACCAGCCTATATCATTTGATTCTTCTACTCGATGCATTATGGAATCATCATCAACTACACCAACATAACAACAGTCGAGATGATAATGCTCGGCCTCGTCTTTTCGGGCCGGGATAAGCTGCTCAAAGAAAAATTCTGGTGGTAATAGCCACGTGGAGTCAGTACCAGGTACTTCACGATTAATGAAAGAAATGAGTTTAGGAGTAGTTTGCGTCTCCTCAAACGTTTCTCTGAGCACTGCCTCTACGGGATTTTCATAGTCTTCGACGTGCCCTCCTGGAATCATCCATCTATCAAACTTCTTATGATGAACAAATAGTATTTTCCAGCCCTTACTAGACTTGTTCATCACGAACATACTCGCCGTATAGTGTTTGGTTCTTTGATCGCTATTCATGTTCATACTCCTTGTTTTATTAAACCCTCGTTGAATGTATCAGCTATATAGCTTAAATCATCTTCGCTCAGTCCTTCATGGGTTGGCAACGTAATTATAGAACTAATAAGCCTTTCAGCTACCTCACATTTTACTTTAAACTCATTAAATAAGGGCATCTCGTAAAGCGGTTTATAATTATATGCATAGGTATCAGAAACAATACTGTGTAAATTTAAATAATCAGCCAATGCACTTACATTAATAATGGAATCATCCAAGACTACTGCCAATGAATAGTAGTTACTTATTCCGGCGACCTTTACTTCGTACGATAGGCTAGGCAATTTAATCATTTTGATGATTCTTTGAGCATTGCTGGTTCTAGTTTCAATTTTGTCGTCCAGCTTACTAAGCTGAGTTATCCCTAATGCTCCATTTATCCCACACAAACGGTAATTGAGTCCAAACTCAACACCATATTCATACGATGTACCTACACCAAATGATCGGTAGCCAACCAGCGCTCTGCGCATATCCTCGTCGTCGGTTAAAATAAATCCCCCCTCTCCAGTCGTAATCATTTTGCGTTCATGCGTACTGAAGATCGATATGTGGCCGCTAGAACCCATAATCTTTCCATCCGCAAGCTTACTCCCGTGACAGTGCGATAAATCTTCAATTAATGTAATACCCCTTGCCTGGCAAAAATCTTTTAGCTCGTTACTATTATTTGGATACCCCCACATGGGTACATTCAATAAAACTTTGGTTAAATGAGTTATCTTTTTGCTTATGTCGTCGATTGATATGTCGAAATTCTCAATTGATTTAAGGTCCACGAATACCGGCTTTGCACCGAGACTCAGTATGGGCAAAATAGACATTATAGGGGCTGTAGGAGGAAGCATTACCTCGTCCCCATTCCTTACACCTGCTACATATAGCGCCATCACAATCGCTGATGTGCCATTTGAACAGGTAATTGCGTATTGTGTTCCAAAGTAGTCAGCGAGTCGACGTTCATATTCATCAATAAATGAACTCTTGCCAGAAATAACATCACTTTTAAGGGATTTACATACATATGCAATGTCTTCATCAGTGATATTCACGAAGCAGTTTCGCAGTATATTCATTTTTTATACTTCCCGTTTAATTCAGTTGATAGATATGAAATGATCTCATATGTTGGCACCATACTCTCTAGACTATTTTTAAAACTCAAACCACGACGTACGTCGCGAAAGAAATTGTCCAGCTCGTTTGAGAATCCTGCATTTTTGGCGGAGGAAGATAGTGGAGAATTATTGAAATTCAAAGACGGCGCTTTACCAAAAATAATTCTTTCTTTCTACTTCGGCAACAATCTTCATCTGATTTATATTGTCAACGGAGGCAACAAGACCGTTCGAACCGTAAATTTCTACCCGGTGTTCAAAATACGGATAATATGTGCTGCACTTCAAAATGCCAATGGTGCCGCTAGTAAAGTCAAGAATTACATCAACAAAAAGAGGGCTGTCGTGCATGGACGAACGAAACGATACATCTCTGACCTTTCCTCCGATCTCTAACATTTGGTGCAATGGGTGAATAAGTTGAGCTAAGAGAAAAGAATCTGCTATGCTTTCGTATCCCCAAAGTGGTTCACGAGGCTTGCTAGAATGGTGGTTAATCTCGATCCTAGTTATATCACCAAAATACGCTGTATCCCGGATGATTTTGGTTAGCGCACCTGACATCTCTGTAAAGCCGAAATTCATACCGACACCCGTCATTGCGGAGCGATATTTTTTGTTCAAATCAATCAATTCCGTTAACTGCTCGATATTCTCTACCGGTGGCTTCTCCACAAATACATGCTTGCCTTTTTCTATTGCTTTCTTGGCAACCAAGTAATGCACATTTGGGTGACTTGCGACTATTATAGCTTCGATGCTGGGGTCGTTAACTAAATCTACGTAGTTCGTATAGGTATTTTCAACGTTATATCTGCGGGACGCTGTTTTCAATTCTTTAGTATCGATGTCACATATTGCCATAAGATTTGCAAATGAGGAGGTTAGAACTGCTGGGATTAAGTTATCGTTACTTTGTTGACCGATACCAACCACACCAACTTTGACTAACTGCTTGTTCATATCTTAGATAGTATATAAATTAACATTGTTTAGTTATAGCCAATTTCATTTTATTATCGGTAGCTACTAATCTAGTTGCAATAACGTCTACGATGGCCCTCCAAGCATAAACATTATGAGATCTCTGTATATCAGAGGTCTTTTTGTTATAATTCGTAAATGATCGATATCACGTTTATAACTGGCAATCAAAATAAAGCTGATTACCTAGCAAGATATTTGGAACTCCCCGTCAAACATCACAAGATGGATCTGGACGAAATCCAGAGCTTAGACTTGCGCACCATCGTGAAGCACAAGCTATTACAGGCCTATGATGAAGTGAAGCAGCCAGTTCTCGTCGAAGATGTCTCTCTTGAATTTGAAGCATTAGGCAGGCTGCCTGGTACATTCATAAGATTCTATGTCGACGAAGTACCCTTCGAAACTATTTGTAGAACTTTGGATGGACTCAGTCGTAATGCCACGGCTAAAAGCATCTACGGCTACTACGACGGCACAAGTATGGAATTCTTTGAGAGCGGCATGAAGGGCGTTATCGCAGACCATCCACGAGGCGAGAATGGCTGGGGCTGGGATAAGATATTCATACCTGTCGGCTACACGCAGACGAGAGCTGAACTGGATGAGGAAGAAGATAAGAAAACTTATATGATAATTAAGCCTTTTGATAAATTGAAGGCTTTTCTTGAAAGCAAATAGTTCCAATAGCGTCTACAATGGCCCTCCATACCGGTTATGTTTAAACTCCTCTTTTTGAGGAGTTTTTTTATTTTTCTAATTGACTTTTTGTTATGTTAACGCAATAATTCGTTATGTGATGATACACAACAGAATCGCATTGTTACGAACTGCAATGGGCATGTCTCGTCAGGAACTCGCCAAGTTAATAGACGTTAACTACCAAACAGTAGGATTTATAGAACGCGGCGACTATTCACCGAGCCTTGAGTTAGCTTTCAAGATTGCTAAGGCTTTTGATACAGATATTACAACCGTTTTCTCAGACAAACCTTTCGAGCCGCTATTCACTAAAAAGGAGAATGATAATGGTTAAATTAACTGCCCCGATACATGAAGTATTTCCTCCAAACGGAAAGCTCGCAAAAACATTAACTATCATGTACATTTTGTCGCTAATCGTAGGAATCGCTGCAATAATTCAGTCCTACAACTATGTTTTCTTCAATGAGAGAGCAATCGCTTTACAAAATACAGGGCGTTTTATGGGGTTACTACAAATCGTACTTCTTCCCCTGATATCTGGCATACAAAATGATACATATCGCGCTATACGATTAAAAAAGAAGCAATTAGACGAGCGACAAATCCAAGTCAGACGAAGGATATTAGAAAAAAGCTACGCTTTTATGACAGTCGTGAGCATTGCCTCACTTTACATTGTGGTTTCGAGTAAGGATTGGGTAATACAAATGCAGCTACGCCCCTTCGGCAATGACATGCTTTGGTTGCCTTTTTACGTTTCTCTTCTATTCTTCGCCCTGCCCCCTATTTTTGCCGCCTGGCAAAAAGACAGCTAAGTATCCATTGAAATTTGGATTTTGGTTGCGATAACGTCTACGATGGCCCTCCAAGCATAAGCACTATAAGATACGCCTAAACTGACTTTTCTGGTATTCTATTTACATGAAATTAACCAAAAAAGGTTTGTTAATTGCTTATGCGATTATATTCATGGCTGCGATTATCACGGGAATTGTATTTTATAATGCTGCTATAGGTGACGACAGTACCAATATTTTTAGTGTCATTTTCGGATGGCAGTGGCTTTACCTTGCTATTTTTAGTTTTATTATTCTATTGGGGGCAGCCCTCAGCAAACGCAAGAACTCATATACTATACCTGGAGTCATCTTAATTTCGCTTACGATAGTTTTTCTACCAGCCCGCTTAGTGGAATCAAGCCATTTGTACGTCACTGGCGGAGCAGGCCCTTCCGGGCCTCACTTTGCTTGTTTAACGTGGAAAAACTCAGCGATAAATCTTCGTAGCGGAGCCTATGGAGATAATTTAGGCTTATGTACCCTTATGTCCATTCCTAGTTATAACAAATTTCTTATCGATAGAAGTATTGATGCCGATAGTACGTATGCAACAGCAACAGCTTCGTATTACACTATGCTAGCAATAAATCAGATGATTATTCTGGTTGGCGGATGGTTTTCCTATCGTACTTTGTCAAAATCAGCTGGATCTTAAATCATAAGTTTAGCTCAAATAGCGTCTACGATGGCCCTCCATTTCGGTTATGATTAAACGTCACACGGGAGGTTTTCTACAATTATTTTAAGTGTGAACGTGCAGGTCGCTATCAACTGAGCCGTTAATCTAATTGCAATAGTCACCAGACTATCTCTGCGGTATTATGTACAGATGGTAAACATTGACGAAAACTGGCTAAGCGAGCTTGGAGTAATGGCATCTAGCGAGAAGGAAACCGAAGCTTTGCTGGACATCATTGAAGAAGAGCTTGAAATTAGAGTCGGAACGAAAGTCATAAACAGCATGAACAAAACCCAGCTGGAAGAATTTGAGAAGCTTGACGACGACAAACGCGAAAGCTTTATTGACAAGGTCTTTCCAAATTACGATGAGGTTGTCGTACAAGAATACAATTTCATCGGTTACCAGATCACGAAGTCAAAAGACAAAACCGAACTTATTAAGAGTTGGGCTGCGTAATCGTCGTCAACTGATATTTTTCATAATTTTATGCACTAAGGTCTGCGATGACGCTTTAAGCATAGACCTTTTGAACTGACATAATCATGAACTACTGATTTATGATACGCATAAATTTATGATACGTTAGGCCTATGGCAAGCATACGCATAAAAGGCAAAACTTCTGTCAGTCCGGAACAGTTCATAGCCTCTCTGACTGACTTTGGGCCAAATAGGGAAAAGGTTTGGGGAAATAGTCAGTCAAGATTTATGGTTGTACATGACCGAGGAACCACATGGACCGAGGTAACAGAAGGCTCGAACTTTTTAGGGGGCATGTGGGAACGGGTGCATTACAACTGGTCGGAACCAAATACCATAGTTTTGCGTACTATCACTAGTAATGTCTGGAATGACAAAAGCGGCTGGCAGTACCAGCTGAATGAGGCGCCAGATGGCTCTGGCACTATGATCGAGTATACGATTACGCGTTTTGCGAAGAACAGAAAAGGACGCTGTATACTCATCCTGATGCGGATTATTGGTAAGCCTTTACTTACCCGAAACTTCCGTCAGACATTGAGGGCCATTGAAAAAAGTGTTACTTATTAAAAAATCACGACCACATCACATCTTTGCAGCAGGTCAGATCACATTAGGCATCTGTTTGTTACTATGCCTAATATTGGTGCCTCGTTATTTCTTTTCCTTGAACCAGGGTGGGATAAGTAATTACGGCACTGAACCACAAACGAAGTGGCTATACGCCGCCGGTTTCAGTGGCGCCACGATCGGTACTATGCTAGCGGCCATAGTACTGCCGAAAGCCACAAAGCGACGATTGCAATTACGGTTTATTCTATTAATTCTGAGCGCCCTCTATCTGGTAGTCATGGTCAGTACTTTTTCCTATAAGCTCAGCCCGTCATTCCAGCAATTTCATGAATTATCTGCACTTGTTCTGTTTATTAGCATGCTTCTAACCTCTCTCTGGTTGAGGTTTATTGCAGTAAAAAACAGCTACATAAATCGGTTATTCATATTTTTATGCATATGCATGGCCCTTGGTGTCCTCAATTACCTTGAAGTGTTACATATATTGTTCGTCATTGAAGTGGTAACTGGTGTAATATTTGCCTTGCAGCTGACACATTGGTTGCAAACTTCAGCAGCACGCTGATGTTGTAGTAGCTTGCATTTGTTCCGATAACATCTATGATGGATCTCCAATCCGGTGAGTCTTTGATTAAGTTAGCACATACACGGCAAAAACCTCCTCCTACCCACTTGCGGTTTCTTTTTATGTCGAACCTACCATAGTTGAGACGGTATAAAATGACAATAATACGACTTGCAACTGGTTGCTTTTATAAATATTTTATTATATTATATCGTGCATTATGAGTAATGAAGCGATGAAAATATCCGATGGATCAATACTTTTGTCGCCGGGTCGTCGTATGTGCGCTTATGACGACAGCAATCGTTATCTTGATGCTATGGAATTACACTTCGAAGAAATAAAGGAACATGGCTTTAATTCTGTACTACTCTGTATTACAGAGGCGGATTTGGCTCAGCGAACTGCAATGTATCCAAACAGATCACATATCTCTAAAATGTTCGAGCTTGCGCATGACCACGGTTTATACCCTGGCATAGACCCTTGGAAGCTCGGCAATATATTCGGTGGCGAGGCGATGAGCGGACTCGGTACTCAGACACTGCATAAAAACGGCCGAATAAAGGAAGTTGGTATCGCAGACCCACATCGGCAAGAAACAGTAGACCTAATGGAACTGTTCCTCGACACGGCAGCAATAGCCAATACAAAATATGTGTTTTTCGACGAACCAAATTTCGGTCCTGAAAGCACTGCCGCAGAAATAGAGTTCATAGATAGATGGACGGAGTATGCCCATAGCTTGGGTATAGCCACTTCAGTCTGTCTCACGTCCGGTAGAAAATTACATGCACTCGCCGAAAAAGTCGTAGCTCTTACTCACGTTGACGAGATAGCAACCGATCCGATATATAGTGGTCCTGCCATTGTTTCCCTTCTTCCTGGCAGCAATAATGACTCAGTTGAAACATATGTAGGTAATGCTGCTATGACAGTCAGTAAAATAGCACAGGACGCAGGCAAACAAGCGGCCGTATGGATTCAAGGTCATATTATCGGGGATGGACATGAACAAGTAATTGTTCATGATGGAGCTACTGAAGCTGCCAAGTATGTAAAAAATCTGGGATTTTGGGGATTCAGAGGCTGTACCACATATAGCAATATTTCTTCCGTCAACCCCGAACTAGTGTGGCAGATTGCTGGAAGAACCTTTAGCGAACTAGCAAAAACCACTCCACAATATTCTCGGCACGATGGTGAATTATAGTTTGAATTCCGATAGCGTCTACTATGGCCTTCATGGCACTTGAATTCTATCAAAAATACATTTCCTAATTTAGTGACTCCATTATTTCAGGTCCCCTTTGCTATCATATAACCTATGACTAATCAATTTGCTGAAATGCTATCCGTCGGAGGAAAATCAAACTCACTCGGCAAGGTGTCTGAAATCATTGATGCGACCCTCAGTGACCAGTCCCGACTTAACGAGTTATATGAATGTTTATTTGACGATGATGCATGGGTAAGAATGCGCGCCGCCGATGCGATTGAAAAAGTATGTCGCCAAAAACCTGATTGGCTACTATCGTACATTGATAAGTTCATAGCAAAATTAGCAGAAAGTAACCAGCCATCGATACAATGGCATTTATCGCAAATCTATGCTCAAGTTGATTTAACACTTACTCAAAAGCAATTTGTTATAAAATGGCTTGAAAATCTTTTAGCTAACTCCCGGATCGACTGGATCGTCGCAGCAAACGCAATGGACACGCTTGCCCAATTTACAAGAGACGGTTCTTTTAAAAAAGATAAAATGCTTGCTTTACTCGCAATCCAGCAGCAGCATAAATCTAACGCTGTCGTTCGGCGGGCTACTAAACTGCTTACGGAATTATCTGCAAAATAAAAGCAGCTATCTGTGTTTGCGCAGATCAACGAATCGATAAGCGGCACGCACTATTCTTGTTGATACGAAGCTTGCTATAGTCATTCAAGAATGAGTATTATGAAAACCCCTGTCACGGAAGTGTATTTGTTATTATGTAGGAATGTCAGAAATACATTCAGACGCAGAACGGGCACCAATTGGCTTATCGAAGAATGGTATCCCTGTTTGGTACGACAAAACATCTTCTCATGCTGCCACCCATATAAATGATACCCCTGATCTCGAAGCACTCGCAGCAGAGATTACAAGAAGCACAGAACTAAATGGTGATTATATGCAATTTCATACAGATATGGGCCGCGTTGTCGGTACTTCTGATTTAGTTGATGTTGAGCCTGGAGACAAACTGGTTTATGCGAAACGATTAAACCGAGAAAGCTATACGGTGTTCAACTTGTCTAAGTTGCCACAGCCATCATCATTGGTAACAACAGCGTATGAGGCCAGCAAAGACGGGTCTTATGAACTTATAAGTACGTGGATTGGGCCAAGCGATTCTCCATCGTTCCCAGGAACTGAACGAGAAACACCCGATAGCAAAGAATTTTGGGCGAAACATGCGCTGGCGTGGGGAAACCAAGCGATTCAACCAACTTCAAAAACCGATGTTTGCCCTTGGTAATATTTCGTTTTTAGTTCCAATAATAACTACAGACGTCATCTGCAATAGTCTAAAACGGACATAAAACTACTCAGCCTTAGAAAGCTAAGATAAATACACAAGCTCAGCCAGTAACTAATCTTATATCAAGACACTGTCAAACATTACAATCAGCTTCTGTTACTGAAAATCAACACACCAGCTAGCCGCAAAGTCTTTACGATTTCAGCATTTAGATTTACACTAGCATAGCAAGCATAAGCAAAATATAAATCGTTTGTTATATCTATAGATACTTTATTGACAAATATATAAATTTATGATATAATAACTAAATGAAAACAATGTTAAATATAAAAACACAATTACGTCGAATTTATCATCCAAAAACAGCTCGTCAAGTTAGCGGAGTTTTACTCGATTCTGGCGAAGATCCATGGGTTACAACCTACGCAGGTATTTCATACTTCTGTACTGTCGATCGGGACAAAAGAGGTATTTCAGTATCAAAATTTGAAGAACTATCAGAACTGCCTGAATCCGAATTAAAATCAATTTGGCCAGCCACCCAATCCGAACTGCCACCGTATAAAGAAATTTGGGCCCCTGAACTACAACGAGTCGACGACAAATGGTATGTGTACTTTGCGCTCAATAATGGCGATCCCGGCGAAGAACGGATGCACGTACTAGAGGCGATGACCGATAACCCGCAGGGCAAGTATGTCTACAAAGGCAAGATTGCGGCAGAAACTGATAGGTGGGCGATTGACGGATCAGTCCTAACGCTGCCAGGTTCAAATGAAAAATATTTCGTATGGTCCGGGTGGGACGGCGTCATGAATGAGCAACAAAACATATATATTGCCGCTATGGCAGATCCCTGCACGCTCAAAAGTGACCGGGTTTGCATTTCAAAACCAGAGCATACTTGGGAAAAACAAGGCTATCCGTATGTCAACGAAGGCCCTCAACCCCTATGCAATGACCAGGGTGATACATTTATTATCTACTCTGCCAGTGGTAGTTGGACGGACGATTATTGTCTTGGCCAGCTTCGCTTGGTTGGAGATAATCCACTTGATCCAGCTGCCTGGGCAAAACACTCCCAACCGGTTTTTAAGAAGACTGACACCATATTTGGCCCCGGCCATTGTTCGTTTGTCAAAAACAAGGACGGCACTGATAGTATCGTCTATCATACTGCCCGCGCAAAAGGTTCGGGTTGGGACCGCCAGATCAGGGCGCAAGCATTCACCTGGAACGCCGACGGTAGCCCCGATTTCGGAAAACCCCAATAGTCGACATTAGGCCTACACCTCAACAATCTAAGCTGATAGCTCCGTGCGTAAAATAAACGCCTGATTTTGGGTTTTGCTATAGTTGGTATATGGGCGACACCACATATGCAGATAATTACCGCAATATTGACTTTCGGCTTCATCCGGAAAAATATCGGATAGGTAGAGGTGAGCAAGGCGTCTTAATAGCTCAGCCCTACAAGGACGAGATTTTGCCGCATTGGAAATTTGCAACGCCAGAAGCTGCGACAATATCGGCACAGAAGATATTTAGTCTGTTTGAAGCCTATAAGCAACAATCAGATTTCGTCGGCATGGACATGGCCAGAAAATTCCTGCAAATGGGATTTACCCGGTCACGGCGCTATGCCAATCATGCTTCGGGACGCAAGTATAATGCCGACGGCACTGCCAAGCCGCAGGATGCTGCCTCGGAGACATCCGACAAAGCAGCCTCGGCCCGGATATTTTATGAATACTATACGAGGGCCAAGGAAGATACTATCTATCAAAGCCTGAAAGCTGAACATGTAGCCCGGCAATCGTAACTAAGGTAGTTATATTTTTTATTTCTCTGATGCGAGCCGTACCCTATACTGACAATCAAACTAAGGAGTAAGCCAATGACAGATTTTTCTAAAGTCGATAAAGTGAGCTGGAATACTCCGCAGGGCAAAACTCACGGCCATGTAACCCGCAAGCTAATCGACGACACAACCGTCGGCGGTCACCACGCCAAAGCCAGCGCAAGTGATCCGCAGTATGAAGTAGAGAGCGATACCTCCAGTAAAAAAGCCGCTCACAAGCCAGAAAGCCTGGACAAATCATAGATGCCCACTATTGTTTGGTTTCGAAACGACTTACGGCTGCACGACCACCCTGCTCTGTCTACTGCCGCGCAGGACGGTGAAGTAATCCCGGTATTTGTGTTCGACCCGAAACTTCTACATGGGCCGCGCGCCAGCTCAAACCGCAACCGCTTCCTACTTGAATCACTCCAGGATCTGCAAAATGGCCTGCGCACGCGCGGCGCTGACCTGGTCGTACTGCACGGTAATGCAGTGGAGGAACTAAGCAAACTGGCAAAACTGACTGGTACTGAGCATGTCTACT contains:
- a CDS encoding NUDIX domain-containing protein, whose amino-acid sequence is MNSDQRTKHYTASMFVMNKSSKGWKILFVHHKKFDRWMIPGGHVEDYENPVEAVLRETFEETQTTPKLISFINREVPGTDSTWLLPPEFFFEQLIPARKDEAEHYHLDCCYVGVVDDDSIMHRVEESNDIGWFNLQEIRDNTSMFLSTQTLAINLLEKLEREEPFTYEQSRI
- a CDS encoding DegT/DnrJ/EryC1/StrS aminotransferase family protein, with the protein product MNITDEDIAYVCKSLKSDVISGKSSFIDEYERRLADYFGTQYAITCSNGTSAIVMALYVAGVRNGDEVMLPPTAPIMSILPILSLGAKPVFVDLKSIENFDISIDDISKKITHLTKVLLNVPMWGYPNNSNELKDFCQARGITLIEDLSHCHGSKLADGKIMGSSGHISIFSTHERKMITTGEGGFILTDDEDMRRALVGYRSFGVGTSYEYGVEFGLNYRLCGINGALGITQLSKLDDKIETRTSNAQRIIKMIKLPSLSYEVKVAGISNYYSLAVVLDDSIINVSALADYLNLHSIVSDTYAYNYKPLYEMPLFNEFKVKCEVAERLISSIITLPTHEGLSEDDLSYIADTFNEGLIKQGV
- a CDS encoding Gfo/Idh/MocA family oxidoreductase, giving the protein MNKQLVKVGVVGIGQQSNDNLIPAVLTSSFANLMAICDIDTKELKTASRRYNVENTYTNYVDLVNDPSIEAIIVASHPNVHYLVAKKAIEKGKHVFVEKPPVENIEQLTELIDLNKKYRSAMTGVGMNFGFTEMSGALTKIIRDTAYFGDITRIEINHHSSKPREPLWGYESIADSFLLAQLIHPLHQMLEIGGKVRDVSFRSSMHDSPLFVDVILDFTSGTIGILKCSTYYPYFEHRVEIYGSNGLVASVDNINQMKIVAEVERKNYFW
- a CDS encoding non-canonical purine NTP pyrophosphatase yields the protein MIDITFITGNQNKADYLARYLELPVKHHKMDLDEIQSLDLRTIVKHKLLQAYDEVKQPVLVEDVSLEFEALGRLPGTFIRFYVDEVPFETICRTLDGLSRNATAKSIYGYYDGTSMEFFESGMKGVIADHPRGENGWGWDKIFIPVGYTQTRAELDEEEDKKTYMIIKPFDKLKAFLESK
- a CDS encoding helix-turn-helix transcriptional regulator → MIHNRIALLRTAMGMSRQELAKLIDVNYQTVGFIERGDYSPSLELAFKIAKAFDTDITTVFSDKPFEPLFTKKENDNG
- a CDS encoding DUF5663 domain-containing protein, with translation MVNIDENWLSELGVMASSEKETEALLDIIEEELEIRVGTKVINSMNKTQLEEFEKLDDDKRESFIDKVFPNYDEVVVQEYNFIGYQITKSKDKTELIKSWAA
- a CDS encoding glycoside hydrolase family 43 protein, encoding MKTMLNIKTQLRRIYHPKTARQVSGVLLDSGEDPWVTTYAGISYFCTVDRDKRGISVSKFEELSELPESELKSIWPATQSELPPYKEIWAPELQRVDDKWYVYFALNNGDPGEERMHVLEAMTDNPQGKYVYKGKIAAETDRWAIDGSVLTLPGSNEKYFVWSGWDGVMNEQQNIYIAAMADPCTLKSDRVCISKPEHTWEKQGYPYVNEGPQPLCNDQGDTFIIYSASGSWTDDYCLGQLRLVGDNPLDPAAWAKHSQPVFKKTDTIFGPGHCSFVKNKDGTDSIVYHTARAKGSGWDRQIRAQAFTWNADGSPDFGKPQ
- a CDS encoding DUF4385 domain-containing protein, which produces MGDTTYADNYRNIDFRLHPEKYRIGRGEQGVLIAQPYKDEILPHWKFATPEAATISAQKIFSLFEAYKQQSDFVGMDMARKFLQMGFTRSRRYANHASGRKYNADGTAKPQDAASETSDKAASARIFYEYYTRAKEDTIYQSLKAEHVARQS
- a CDS encoding DUF2945 domain-containing protein; this encodes MTDFSKVDKVSWNTPQGKTHGHVTRKLIDDTTVGGHHAKASASDPQYEVESDTSSKKAAHKPESLDKS